In Silene latifolia isolate original U9 population chromosome X, ASM4854445v1, whole genome shotgun sequence, the following proteins share a genomic window:
- the LOC141619578 gene encoding uncharacterized protein LOC141619578: MCAQEIEDRKERALYYLSRTLVGAELNYLPIEKICLALVFAIQKLRHYMQAHTIHVVSKADPIKYILSRPVLSGRLAKWAMLLKQYDLVFVPQKAVKGQAIADFFADHPVPAEWEISDDLPGEEIFYVDVLPPWQMYFDGLCKEGRSRSRSCIVFVTPQNHLMPYSFTLTQLCSNNMAEYQALILGLQMAIEIGVRDMDIYGDSKLVVNQVLGEYEVKKEDLIPYHQRALQLLNQLEDIHVGHVPRSANKLGRRAC, from the coding sequence ATGTgtgctcaagaaattgaagaccgtAAAGAGAGAGCACTCTATTACTTGAGTCGTACCTTGGTTGGAGCCGAGTTGAATTACTTGCCCATAGAGAAGATATGTCTTGCTTTGGTGTTCGCCATCCAGAAGTTGAGACACTACATGCAGGCGCATACCATACACGTGGTCTCAAAAGCTgatccaatcaagtacatactctcaagACCAGTCTTGTCTGGAAGACTTGCGAAATGGGCAATGTTACTTAAGCAGTATGACTTGGTGTTCGTGCCTCAAAAGGCTGTTAAAGGCCAAGCTATCGCCGACTTCTTTGCTGATCATCCAGTGCCAGCAGAGTGGGAAATTTCAGATGACCTCCCAGGAGAAGAAATTTTCTATGTGGACGTCCTACCTCCATGGCAAATGTACTTTGACGGTCTTTGCAAGGAAGGACGGAGTCGGAGCCGGAGTTGTATTGTAttcgtaactccacaaaatcatctcATGCCATACTCCTTTACGCTCACTCAGTTGTGCTCAAATAATATGGCAGAATACCAAGCTCTCATACTCGGCCTCCAAATGGCGATCGAAATAGGTGTTAGAGATATGGACATCTACGGCGACTCGAAGCTGGTGGTCAACCAAGTCCTTGGTGAATATGAAGTAaaaaaggaagacttgattccCTACCATCAACGGGCATTACAACTGTTGAATCAACTTGAGGACATCCATGTTGGTCATGTGCcaaggagtgccaataagttggGCCGACGCGCTTGCTAA